GTTCCGTCCATATGCCTGAGCATCACGATATCGATTTTGAAGTAAATCAGGGTGGCAACATCAATGGTCAATAAAGCGGCCAGAGAGCGGTAGATTTGCGGGTTGGGTTTGACGATGAGCACGTTTTTGAGAGGGTACGCGCGTTGGAAAATTAACGAAACCAGAAATCCGGTAATCCATCCGGCAAAAATCCATTCCAGTTGGAGGGAAACAAGAAGGATAAAACCCAAAATCCCCACACCCGTCAGGGAGCGAACGGTGACCCGCCACCAGGCCTCCCGGTTGAAATCTCCCTTGCCCTTTAAAACCGATGAAATGAAATTGGTCGCCGTCCCCAATCCAAATGCCGCTATGGCGAGGAGCAAGGATACCTTGTCCGCAAATGGAAATACGAGGACGATGACTGTTCCCACGGCTGTTAGCACCAGCAAATGCCCAAGCGCGACAGGAAACAGTTGGTCGGGTTTAATGGCTAGAGAAGGAGATGTAAACTCTCTGAATAACAAGGTGCGAAATCCACCATCTTGAAGAATGGCGAAAAGGGCGGCCAGGGTGATGATGTAACTGTATTTTCCGAAGATTTCAGGGCCGAATAGCCTCGCCAAGAAAAAAGTCATCCCCATGGAAAAACCGGCAACGAAAACGGTTGCCAGCCATTGAGTAACTATGGGGCGGGCCAGACTCATGGAGAGGAGATGAGGCGGCGGGATCGAGAAAAATACCAGATAAGCGTCCCGGCGAGAATCATTGCTATGGAATATAAAACCATTTTGGCGATGGTGAGGGCTGAGTCGTGGAAATTAAAAATAAGAAGTAACATCATTGCCACTCCGATAGCTAGGGGCCAAAGAAATTTAAACTCGGACCGAGCCATGCAATAGGTAAATATCACGTTCGCTATCGCAAGCATTGCCATCGCAAGACTGATGATTTTTAGCAATTCGGCCCCAGTCTGGTATTTTGCGCCAAAGAGAAGAGTGATGATTTGTTCTGGCCAAAGTGTACAGACCAATGCGAAGCTTCCTCCAAGAAGGGCCGTCAACCCAAGGCTGACCCATAGGATTCGGGAATCCTCGTTTCCTGTGGCTTGGGCTTTTGCGGCTTCTGGGAAAAGCACTATGATGAGAACACCGGGGAGGAACAAGGCGATTCTGCCTAAAATGGCGGCTATTGAATACAGTCCCGCCTCTTCCGGCAAGCAGTAATGTTTCACTAAAACAATATCGAGGTTTCCAAGGGCCATGACTAGGGTGGTGGAAAGAAAAACCGGAAACGAATACTTTCTCATCTCAGAGAAAAGGTCATGAGGCAGGGGGGCAGCAGGGACTTTTATTATATCCCGCACGGCCCACAACCCGATTCCCATGGCGAAAAACGTGCCGATGGTGCCTGAAAGCAGGGCTCCATTAACCCCCCATCCCAGAGCAAAGACGAAAAGCAAACCCGATAACAACCGAACGAGAGAAATACTGCTGCCACAAATTCCAAAAGCGGTAAAGCGGTGCAGTCCCTGGATCACCCCTAACAAAACAGGAAATATCAGGGACAGGGTCAATTGAACCAGCATGATAACGATGGGAATCTTTGCTTCCAGATGCAGAAAATCTTGCACCCAGGGAATGGCGGCAAATCCGATGAGGAACAGTGCGCCCGCAATGAAAACCAACCAGCGAAAACCTTCTACGAGAAGGCTCTTGATCTGCCCAAGGCCTTTCGCTTCCAGTTTGACGGTGTAACGGGAAAATACCAGAGGAAGCACCGCCACGGGTGCCGAAAGAATCACCGCTAAAGAGTTTAAAGCATTGAAAGTTCCGTAGTCGCCAGTGGTCAGGCTCCTTCCCGCAATCAGTTGAAACAGATAATTGAAAATATTACTGGAATTCAACAGAATTAGAATAAGCAGATTATTGCGCAAAAATCTACGCACGCGTGGCCTCTTTCTCTACCACCTTAGACGAATCGTAACTTTCGTCTCCCGCCGGTTTCTTTCTTAGGGCCCAAGCCTCGAGAGCGACTCCGACCACAAGCATAAAATATCCGACCACTGCGATTTGTTCTGCTACGGGCCCCAGTTTGACAATCAGGAAAAAGGCGGCCATCACGAGGGTCACAAGAAAACCGGCAATGTAGTAGGTTCCAGGCCCCCCGTAGACTTTATCTACAAGACTTGGCCAGCGAGACTCCATCTTTGGCCGCAGATAGGGAGTCATATTGCGCCAAACAAGGACTGCCGAGATAGCGGCAAAGCTAAAGAAGAAATCGGAGCCACCGCGCCATTTTATTAATAGCCCGAATACCCCCATTAGGTAAAGCCCGGTTGCTGTTGTGATCCAAAAACGAATTTTTCCTTTAAAAAACCACGGCAACCAGGGGATGTAGAAGTAAATCAATAAGAATGGGGGAAGAAATTCGAGGATTAAATCATTTCCATGACCCAAATTGAAACTTACATAACTCAGCGCAAGCACAGCTACCATGTAAAGGAACGGTGGAAGCTCTTGGTTTCTTCCAAACATCCAATTTTTTAAAAGAGCCCCGTTTTTCTCTTGTTGTTCGGAGGTCGAGACTGTTGTGGGGGCATCGGTTTCATTCGTTTGCGAGAGTGTCTTCGGCTGAACTGAAAACCACCAACGCCACTCATGCCAGAGGACGCCTATGAAAAGCCCAATAATGGCTCCAAGACCAAATTTCCCAGCACCCTGTTCCCAAAACCATCCTGCCGCCAACAACCCCGGTCCTAAAATTATAAGACCGACCGCCCGATTTAATAAAAACCCCTTTTTTGAGATCATTGTGGAAAATCTCTGGCAAAGGGTCCTTACCTTTGACCAATTAAGGATGTCCCGTTTATTTTGCCATTTCCATAGGTGCTTGTGCCAGTTTCGTTTCCATCCCCACCAGATTAGGGCAAAGATCGAAAGGGGGGTGAAAAGCTTTGATAACGATGACCTAAAGGGAGGAGTATCATTTTGATCGGTTTCTATTAAGGAAGCCCATATTTTTGGAGAAATAGGATCGGATTTTTCCAGAACAACGGTCTGGACATCAAGATGAGGGTGTTCAGAGAATTTCAAATCCAGATAGGCATCGGAGGTATCTTTTATAGATAAATGCCCAAGGTTGACGAAAT
This sequence is a window from Nitrospinota bacterium. Protein-coding genes within it:
- a CDS encoding oligosaccharide flippase family protein, producing MSLARPIVTQWLATVFVAGFSMGMTFFLARLFGPEIFGKYSYIITLAALFAILQDGGFRTLLFREFTSPSLAIKPDQLFPVALGHLLVLTAVGTVIVLVFPFADKVSLLLAIAAFGLGTATNFISSVLKGKGDFNREAWWRVTVRSLTGVGILGFILLVSLQLEWIFAGWITGFLVSLIFQRAYPLKNVLIVKPNPQIYRSLAALLTIDVATLIYFKIDIVMLRHMDGTLHQVGFYAAASRILEGVLFILFPFANVFFRELRLHANDPKKFLQLTNKLVFYAGIVTLFIVPLGMLFGNNIILLCFGSSYQQGAGLLYWLFISLFFMI
- a CDS encoding polysaccharide biosynthesis protein, with product MRRFLRNNLLILILLNSSNIFNYLFQLIAGRSLTTGDYGTFNALNSLAVILSAPVAVLPLVFSRYTVKLEAKGLGQIKSLLVEGFRWLVFIAGALFLIGFAAIPWVQDFLHLEAKIPIVIMLVQLTLSLIFPVLLGVIQGLHRFTAFGICGSSISLVRLLSGLLFVFALGWGVNGALLSGTIGTFFAMGIGLWAVRDIIKVPAAPLPHDLFSEMRKYSFPVFLSTTLVMALGNLDIVLVKHYCLPEEAGLYSIAAILGRIALFLPGVLIIVLFPEAAKAQATGNEDSRILWVSLGLTALLGGSFALVCTLWPEQIITLLFGAKYQTGAELLKIISLAMAMLAIANVIFTYCMARSEFKFLWPLAIGVAMMLLLIFNFHDSALTIAKMVLYSIAMILAGTLIWYFSRSRRLISSP